CACGAATACCAAAACTAAGTAAAATACCAATTACCATAACTACTACAAATGCAAGTAAGTCAAAATAGGTTCCGGCACTTGGATCATAAGCTGATGAAATCGCCGTTGGAATATGTAAGTCAAATCCTGCTAGTAAGCTCTTCATATAAGAAGACCAACCACTCGCGATTGCAGCCACAGCCAAACCATATTCTAGAATCAACGACCATCCTAAAATCCACGCAACACCTTCACCGAACACATGGTAACTGTAGGTATATGCGCTACCTGCAACTGGTAATTTTGAAGCAAATTCCGAATAACATAATGCCGCCAAACAGCAAGCAATTCCCGCAATAATAAAAGAAATAATAATTCCTGGTCCCGCAATGACAGAAGCTACCTGCCCTGGAAGAATAAATATCCCTCCCCCAACAACCGCTCCGACTCCAAGCATCGTTAAATCAAACGCCCCTAACGTTTTGTTCAAATGATGTTTATCTGTCGCTGGGTTATGAAAACTCTTTTTTCTGAAAAAAGAATTAACTTTCGTCATAAAAATTCCTCCTTCTTAAATTCCAATTTTCAGTTAATTTATATGTGTATTTTTAAACTAACTTGAAAACTATTATTCATGGTACCATAAATAGACTGAAAAATATACAACATTTGTAGGTTTTTGTTCAAAAAAATTCAAAAAAAGCCTGAAACCCCAAAAAGGATTTCAAGCTTTTTATTTATTTCCACGCGCGTGAATATTGTTTTGGTCCTTCAATTGTTTCGCCTAATTGTTCGGCTGCATCTTTAGCAAAATAAGGATTTCGTAATAATTCACGACCAACAATAATTAAATCCGCTCGTTCATTGCACAAAATTTCTTCCGCTTGTTCGCCTCGTGTAATAAGCCCAAGCGCTCCAGTCGCAATACCCGCCCCGCGACGAATTTCATCCGCGAATGGCACTTGATAACCTGGGAAAACTGGCGGAGCCACATTAACTAAACCACCTGTACTAACATCAATTAGTTCCACGCCATCTGCTTTCATCCATTTGGCAAAAGGAATATGATCTTCTAGTTGCAAACCGCCATGGGCATAGTCAGTAGCGGAAACTCGAACGATAATCGGGCCGTCCCATACTTCCTTCACTGCTTTAATAATATCACTTAAAATTTTATATCGATTGCCAGCAGGTCCACCGTAATTATCTTCGCGACGATTCGTAATTGGTGATAGGAATTGGTGAATTAAATAACCATGAGCAGCGTGAATCTCAATAACATCAAATCCTGCTTCTTTTGCACGATAAGCGGCGCGTTTAAAATCAGCCACAACCTCTTTAATCGCTTCTTTCGTAAGTTCTACCGGTTTAGCAGATTTTTCGTCAAAAGGAATTGCAGAAGGAGCCACTATTTCACCTGGTAAAACAGCTTTTCTTCCAGCGTGCGCTAATTGAATACCTGCTTTTGCCCCGTGATAATGAAGTCCATCTACTAGACGTTTTAAA
The sequence above is drawn from the Listeria monocytogenes genome and encodes:
- the namA gene encoding NADPH dehydrogenase NamA, with the protein product MSKLFSEYKLKDVTLKNRIVMSPMCMYSVENKDGIATDFHFAHYVSRAAGGTGLVILEATAVQEVGRISEFDLGLWNDEQVPALKRLVDGLHYHGAKAGIQLAHAGRKAVLPGEIVAPSAIPFDEKSAKPVELTKEAIKEVVADFKRAAYRAKEAGFDVIEIHAAHGYLIHQFLSPITNRREDNYGGPAGNRYKILSDIIKAVKEVWDGPIIVRVSATDYAHGGLQLEDHIPFAKWMKADGVELIDVSTGGLVNVAPPVFPGYQVPFADEIRRGAGIATGALGLITRGEQAEEILCNERADLIIVGRELLRNPYFAKDAAEQLGETIEGPKQYSRAWK